The Nicotiana tomentosiformis chromosome 2, ASM39032v3, whole genome shotgun sequence genome includes the window GATTTGTGAGTGGAAGTTGAAGATTTGAGAAAATTCACTTGCAAAACATCTTCAAACCAGAACTAAAACTTATGGTCAAACTTCAACATGCCAATGCTGCTTCAGTATTTGCAAATGAAGTTATGGCCAAGCAGGTTTTAAGTGTCTCCAAGTTCAGAACCTGGGAATAATGAGTACTCTTGAAGTCTGAATCTACCTATATACAGGATAGGTAAGTTTATATCAAAAAACTAAAAGAACCCCATCGAAAACGTACCGATGGAGAGAAATTTAACCAATTACCTGAACAGGGAAGTCCATCTGCGGTCTCCTAGTAGACCAGTTGATGTTATCCCAGTTCACTGTTGGTGGAAACATCTTGTAGTCTTTTTGCATAAAGAAACCCTGTCCAACAGATATTGCTTAACAACTTTAAAAGAAAATGTTTCATCATTCTGAAGTTACTAATACACAAATAGCAACCTGGCATTCTTCAGCAATGATCTTGATGGAATCAAGCCACTTAACTGAACGGGCACCTATCACACCTGGGACAACCACACGCAGCGGATAGCCATGATCCCTATTAAGTGGCTTCATGCGTGAATCCAGTAAGGTTAGTATAGCATGTTGCAAGTTGAGCTATCAACTAGTCAGACTTTAAAAGGGAATTGCCAGGGCCAAAACAGACGTTTCCAAGGTGGCATTCGAAACGCTAGTGTTTTCATAAGCATATCGAGCGAAGAAACAGAAATTACAAGTAAATTTAGAGTAGCATGCTCAAAATTCCATTTTTATTAAGAAGGCTCAACATGCAATCAGAAGTATAAATATCTGCCAATCAAACATCCCCCACTTTCTTCCCACTGATTGCTCTCTGATGGACTGCTCAACCAAATAGATGACATTAATTTTAAATGGAAATGTATTCAGAAGGTCACCCCAGTTGAAGCATATAAAATGACACCTTAACAATAAACTCTCATGATACCATCCAACAAACTTGAAACACAGAATTAAGCAACAATGCTGTCTGATATTGAGAGCACTCATCACGAGGTTACAATTGATTGATGCACTGAAAGTGCCTATATACTAAAGTCGATCACTCAAAATTAACATAATGTTCATCCCTATAAGAAACCAGACAACCCACAAGGTTAGAGCTGAAGGACGAACCAATTGAATAGGTTGTTATATTGGATTCGTATGTGCTAAAGATTGTTATTATGTCAAGTCAAGACCCAAATAATAAGAAGAAATACTCAAACAGTTTCAAGTATAATTCTTTGGTTTGACTTTTAACGAATTGTATAGAAACTTATAAGCTGCACTGTTAATGTTTGACAAGGGAAATATGGGCCCACAGGAAAGTTCTCTTTTTAAGTATACAATAGGAAATTCTACTGAGAACAGTCTATGTGGTCTCCTAAAACTTTTTACAACAGTTAAATCATTTTTAGAAAAGTGGATATTATGCTGACACAGGCAGAAAAAGGTATACATCAATTTGAAGAACAGGTACCGCTAGTTGAATCATTTTGAGATGTAAATTTTTTACAACATAGGTGGAGCTGAATAAGGACAATAGGTCAAATTAATGTAAGACTGAAGCTACACACAACATTGAATCTATTGCATACCATCTTACAAAACAATAAAAGATGAAACTGAGAAAACAAACatatttaataataatttaagAAAAAACGCGACTTGTATTACCTCGCCATTCATCTCATAAGCGAGTAGAACATCAGCTTCAGGGTTTGTAGCCTGACTCAATGGTATTGATGCCTTGTAAGGACCTCCCTTTTCCTCCTAGAAACATAAATATGTTGTTGAGCCAGGAAAATTTTACAGCTAAGTATATGTTTCTAGtaaagaaaggtaaaagaaaaaaataagggaAAAAAGAAACAACCTTACACTTGTCAATGCTCACAAATTCAACATGTTTTCCTCCAGATTGTGTGATACTTGTCAAATAAGGTATTCCAACTAATTTTAGAACATCTGCCAATTTCGCTCCACCCCAAACAGCTGAAATGCACAACAATGTAATTAGTTAAATGTAAATCTATTTTGTTTTATAAAAATTGAAGCATCAAGAGCATTTTAAGTAAACATGTTTTTTTgtcccaaaaaaaataaaaggaaaccaTCCTAATGCACATCACCTGGAAAAGTGGTTTCTGGTGGAGGGAACGATGCATCAATATAACGTAAAATTCATAACAACTTCGAAGTTTAATTAATTCTTTACCATATGCACAAGACTATGAATTAGATTAGAATAAAACATAAATTCATATACTCCTTTCACTCAATCGTTACAAGTTCCACAACCTATAACTCCATCTATTCCAGTTTATGCGACTAGGTATAGAGCTTAAGATGTTAATTTGACTCTTTTATAATATAAGTAGTGGAAAAAATATTGAAATAATAGCAGAAAAGTTTTTATACAGAAAATATCGCATTTTCTATATGATTTTTGAGGTCTTGAAAACTGTGAATATCATATCAAAGAAAACTATAAGTTGGAAAGTCACACATTACCATAGTAAAGTGAATAGAGATACTCTAGTACAATTTTTGGTTCCTGtgttaaatatttttcaaatttaaagtcCCAAGTCTCACATATTTTCTTAATAATAGGTCCCTAAGCCTCTCAGAGGAATGCAGAAACTAGAATATCTATTAAGCCCTCTTGGCTAAGTCATCCAATTTTATTTACATCTGGTGCACATGACCACTTAACTGTACGTAACAAAAAGAAGTCTTTTTCTTTGCGAATTGGAACTTATCATCCCACTAGACATACTTCATTGAAGTAATGTAAGGACCATTTCGCGATAGGTAACCAACTGGATCATGAACTTAGTTCCTTTTTTGAGAAAGCAATCATGAACTTAGTTCTAATTGATATTATATAAGCTCGTTGGAATCTCTCAAGTGCTAATAAAACACAAACCCATCATCTGTTATACACGTGTCGAGGCGCAGGACTTGATTAAGTTCCTCGAATGAATTCTTTTAGAATACCAAAATAATGACTAGAAATTGATTCCATTGGTCAGAGACATTCCATGTAGTAAAGTAATACTCACATCAGACACTGAATCCTCCAAGGAGAGCTAAACGAAATAAGTGAGTaacaaagaaaaaaatagaaaggCAATTAAATTATGCAGCATCTTGAAATCAGCAGCGAGACATGTAAATGTATAGGAAGTGGAACCTCTCATAAGTTGAAGAAAAAGGAACAACCCATACGAAGCAGTTAAAGCAATCGCATTTTACCAAGTCTTGTATTACAACAAGTTAAAGTAATATGGGGGAGCTACAAAGGGGGATTGATGGTGATCTCCTTTAAACTACTTGATGTCTATGGTAGTGTAGCAAGTCTACCAAGAAAAAATCCTTTAACTCTATCGACTTCAATGAAATTGCATTAACAGAGATTACCTTTAAAATTGTATTTGGCTACTTAGGGAAGAGTGTGCATACATGATCACATGTAGATAATGAAAAGAAGTGGAAACTTACCCACACAGAAATCTTGAACTATGTCTACCTAtttgcaaattctccatccaatCTATTTTATTTCCCAAGTTTTCTATGATGGATGCAATGCAGGTTTAACCAATAGACATCAAAATATGCTTGGATGACCCCAGATGAAAGGTTTCATTTAATTTTCACAAGAGGCCAAAACAAAAAAGGAATATACTTCTTGATAGGCAAAGAGTAGAGAAATCAGATAACTCGGCAAGAAATCTGAATCAACTTACCATTTCCTATAGCAGAAATGTCCCAACCAACTCCTCTCACTGTTCGACTCTTGCTCATAGCAGTTCTTCTGTTACCAGCACACTAGAGAAGAATTAAACAAATTAGTTTTGCAAAAAAACTGAATGATCTACAGTAGTGCATATTTCTCTCATGAGAATGTTATAAGATATGGCTAGAAAAATTCTTTTTCGTTTTTCTCATTTCCCATTGCCGCGAACACAATGACCTCAGAAGCTGATCCTGGATTTGAACAGTATGTGTTTGAATTTTGGATTCTACTACAATTCATTTGATTTAATGGGTTCAAAATCacttttttttgtatatatttagTGAATTTTTGAACACATAGACGAGGTGGTCCAAGCCAAAGCTACTAAGTTTGGATGAACACATACCTGTATGACCTAGAGCCGGAGAATTTGGAATTTACCTGTAAAGTGGCAGTAACAGTATACTTCGGAAGCTTCCTGTTATTTATATTTATACACAAAAAATAAGTCAATTATTTTAGTGAGTAGCTTGAAAATTGAAGTATCGATATAAAGGAGTATGCACAGTAGAGTCTAGTATGCTCACCAAATATCCTTCATAAATAGTTCATTGGAATTTTCAATAAGACCACACACAGATACAGAATACCTGCAAACAGGCTCAGCACTATAAGCAAGAAAACTCTAAAATATAACAAACCATGAAAGGATTTTACAAAAATTACGCCAAGGCATAAATGAAACCTCTCTATGTCATCGACTACTGGTATGGGTCCGTGGTTTCTCTTGTAAAAGAAATCAACAGGAGTGATATAAGATGATATCAAATCAGAACGAGTTGGCTCAGCATTAAATGGTTCCTACACCCCAAAAGAAAATTGACAATTCCCGTAATAATTTGATCAGCAGATAGTCTTCTAAACCAATAAGCAGAAAATCGCAATAGAAAATCCGAAATAACGATGAAAAGAACAAGTAATTCATAAGCACTAAGAATGTATATAAGAGTAACCTTGGCATTAATTTTGAGGCAAGGATGGCGAGGGGGTTCTCGAGAATAATCGGAAGGTCCAATAATCCCAGGCATTTTTCTCACTTCTCAGCTTCTTCTTCTCCCGCCGGCTTCTCTGCTATGCTAAGGGGTGTGTTGTGTGCAGAGAGATGAATGAATAAAAAAGGGATCTTTTGAGGTGAATTCCTAAGTCAGGAATTTTGCAGCTAGAAAGAAAAGTTTTTCTGAAAGGGTCCCACGTTATTGGAAATCTAACGGTGATTAAGGGCGGTGTGAAATCTGATGTGTCAGAACATTGTAAGGTCTGAGGTCGCCTCGATAGCCACGGTGGATTAGTTGGAAATTGGAACAAGTGTGGCACTTGGAGAAAAGTTTTATTCTGTGAGatcttttttattattattttacaaTTATATGGTATCAGAATTTTATGGACCAAATGTGTAAGATATGGTACTGAAATGTGTGAGATAAAAAGAAACAATTAATGTCAATTGTGTGAAACACTACGCTTTCGCATGTTGTCTATTCATCATACCATGTCCCCAGCCCATTGTTTTTGTTAATTTTTGTGTTGAAGCCGATTAAGGCACCTTTGtccattaaaaaaattatttgtcCACGAAATTTTACAagcttttgaaaagaaaaaaaaaataagtttttcaaaaattaaaaagtgattttgaccactttttcagaaaaaaaatttactcacaaaattataatattttttcaggtgaaatgcatgtccaaatatactttttaaattttaaatatcatTTTTCTACTTAacttcaaatattaatttttttcaaaaaaatacaaTTTTTATGTAGAAACGCCTACTAAAGTCTCACTTTCAAACACAAAATCTTTACTTAAAAGATGAGAAAGTAGTCACCAATTCAACACAAGTCCTAATGGTCCATTGTTTTCCTTAATGCTTTcccttttccctttcttcttttAAGTCCGATATATTTTAATTCCAATTAAAAGGGAAGATTTAGGATGATTTGAGGCAACTATCGTCTACGAAAGTTTTGTAAACATAGTCCTAGCGCTGCACAATAGAAAAAATGGAAAAATTATGCCTGGTTAATTGCACAAATATTGTTGGGCAATCACAATTTGGTattatttcaattttatttattttattaaattattcatATATTTCCTGGATGGACAAATTTTGCACATTTGTTCAATTGTTCACAAATTCAATCGGTTGGCAAACACTATCCGGTACTATTTTCATTCTATTTATCTTCTTGTTAAATTGTTCACAAGTTTTGATGGATGGACAATCTCTTTTTTGTTTAAATATCTCCCAAATTAGGAGTATCTATAATGTTTTCATACTTTACTCCAGtgtgactcgaacccaggacctaacggTCGTGGGTGAAGGTGCTTTTACTAACTGAGCAAGCCTCACTTACCTACTATATTGTGCAATTGTTCACGAGCCTTGATCGGTAGCCAAAATTTCATATTATTCATTCTACCTATTTCGTTAAATTGTTCAGGAATATTGTCACAGACGAATAAATCTTATAGCTATTGTCAATTGTTCAAATTTAGCAAAGGCATACAATGACGTGGaatcaggattttaaatttatagGTTCAAATTTTTTTATTACTTTTAAGTTACTGTATTTTAAATGCATATTTAAcgattttttaagacaaatatataATTCGAAACAAAGCTAATCACTCTTCCATCCCCATAAATACTAGTGTCCCACCATGAAGACTCGGTACTATATGTAACTGTATGTATGACAAGGAGGAGGTTCTCAATAATGGTCCCGCCAAAATGGAACCTCTTCAAGTTCAGGCGACTCCATAGCAGGCACCTCTGTACTATCACCGTTGGTCCTTATTCTCCTCCACGCTTGTCTCTTCTAGCCGACCAATGCACTTCAATGTACCAACTCAAGCAAATCCATGCCCAAATGATCATCACTGCCCGTATCCACGACAATTATGCTGCCAGCCGCTTACTAACCTTCTGTGCTCTTTCGGAATCCGGTAACCTTTCTTATGCCTTAAAACTTTTTGATAGTATCAATGAACCCAATTCATTCATGTGGAACACTCTCATTAGAGCTCAAGCTGGTAGCTCAACTCCCCAACAAGCCTTGCTCCGTTATGTAAAAATGCGAAGGCTTTGCGTCAGTCCCGGCAAACATACATTCCCTTTTGTACTCAAGGCTTGTTCTAACTTGATGTGTATTTCTGTTAGTAAACAAGTGCATTGCCATGTCATTAAATTCGGGTTGGATTTAGATTTGCATGTTGTTAATGGTTTGACCAGAGTATATTCTGTTTGTCGTGTATTAAAGGATGCACGGAGAGTGTTCGATGAAATTACTGAGCGAAATTTGAGTATTTGGACGACGATGATTTGTGGGTTTGCTCAGAATGATAGGTATAGTGACGCTATTCAGTTGTTTGAGCGTATGCTTGCAGATGGAATCGAGCCCAATGGAGCTACCTTGGCTTCTGTTTTGTCAGCTTGTGCTCAGTCGGATAGTTTGCAATTAGGAGAACAGATTCACGTATATATGGAAGAAAAAGGGATAGAATTAGGAGTGATTCTTGGCACGGCGTTAGTGAACATGTATGCAAAGAATGGTGCCATAGTAGAAGCAAAGAAGTGTTTCAGTGCTATGCGAGAAAGGAATATTGCAACTTGGAATGCAATGATTTGTGGTTTAGCTGCTCATGGGCATGCGAAAGAAGCAATTAACTTCTTTAAGAAGCTAGAACAAGAAAAAGTAAAGCCAAATGATATTACACTAGTTGGGGTTCTGTCAGCATGCTGCCATGCCGGATTGTTTGACTATGGTGAAGGAATATTTCACTCCATGAAAGAGTTGTATGGTATAGAGCCCAAGATTGAGCATTATGGATGTGTGGTTGACATCCTTGGGCGTAATGGGAAACTGCTAGAAGCTGAGCTGCTCATAAGAGGAATGGTTTTGAAGGCTGACGTGGTTATCTGGGGATCCTTATTACATGCATGTCAGAGCCATG containing:
- the LOC104112195 gene encoding pentatricopeptide repeat-containing protein At5g56310-like translates to MTRRRFSIMVPPKWNLFKFRRLHSRHLCTITVGPYSPPRLSLLADQCTSMYQLKQIHAQMIITARIHDNYAASRLLTFCALSESGNLSYALKLFDSINEPNSFMWNTLIRAQAGSSTPQQALLRYVKMRRLCVSPGKHTFPFVLKACSNLMCISVSKQVHCHVIKFGLDLDLHVVNGLTRVYSVCRVLKDARRVFDEITERNLSIWTTMICGFAQNDRYSDAIQLFERMLADGIEPNGATLASVLSACAQSDSLQLGEQIHVYMEEKGIELGVILGTALVNMYAKNGAIVEAKKCFSAMRERNIATWNAMICGLAAHGHAKEAINFFKKLEQEKVKPNDITLVGVLSACCHAGLFDYGEGIFHSMKELYGIEPKIEHYGCVVDILGRNGKLLEAELLIRGMVLKADVVIWGSLLHACQSHGNIDIAERVVKEILLLNPNSHGVYVVLSNMYAEAGRWEDVVKLRKQMKEGSLKKTPGWSLVNGAT
- the LOC104112196 gene encoding sulfite oxidase, which translates into the protein MPGIIGPSDYSREPPRHPCLKINAKEPFNAEPTRSDLISSYITPVDFFYKRNHGPIPVVDDIERYSVSVCGLIENSNELFMKDIWKLPKYTVTATLQCAGNRRTAMSKSRTVRGVGWDISAIGNAVWGGAKLADVLKLVGIPYLTSITQSGGKHVEFVSIDKCKEEKGGPYKASIPLSQATNPEADVLLAYEMNGEPLNRDHGYPLRVVVPGVIGARSVKWLDSIKIIAEECQGFFMQKDYKMFPPTVNWDNINWSTRRPQMDFPVQCAICSLEDVSVVKHGKITIKGYAVSGGGRGIERVDVSIDGGKTWVEATRYQRTDIPYIADDSNSDKWAWVFFEAEANIPQSAEIVAKAVDIAANVQPESIDSIWNLRGILNTSWHRVQVRVGQANL